In Rosa chinensis cultivar Old Blush chromosome 1, RchiOBHm-V2, whole genome shotgun sequence, a genomic segment contains:
- the LOC112181943 gene encoding probable WRKY transcription factor 46, producing the protein MEKRKSMMGNWEQKILKSELTQGKELAQKLMNHLHHSSSSQEGEFLISKLLSSYEKALSVLTRDVGSEGEIKQIQVLDSPCSFGNSSSPLSEISDQDCKNKNVFKKRKPMPKRTEEVKVCSGTGQDGSLDDGYSWRKYGQKDILGAKYPRGYYRCTHRNTQGCLATKQVQKSDADPTIFMVTYTGLHTCHLVAQLNGKQNVSLKQEAGTPRQTPEKSFSFGLRVKTENLDTREEGKKIFPSFSFPPTPIESENNVVEDHVFAAIANDFLGGSYAQTFGSPATFESDYFAAVSPCHFGLVRNDVQTSDSDLTHEILSASTSVANSPIGDFGFSLEDLDFYPFENNPESTFP; encoded by the exons ATGGAGAAGAGGAAGAGTATGATGGGTAATTGGGAGCAAAAGATTCTAAAAAGTGAGTTAACCCAGGGGAAGGAGCTGGCACAGAAGCTCATGAATCATCTCCACCACTCTTCATCATCTCAAGAAGGAGAATTCTTGATTTCAAAGCTACTATCTTCATATGAAAAGGCACTCTCTGTGCTCACAAGGGATGTTGGTTCTGAAGGAGAAATCAAGCAAATCCAAGTGTTGGACTCACCTTGTTCCTTTGGGAATAGTAGTAGCCCATTGAGTGAGATCTCTGACCAAGATTGCAAGAACAAGAATGTCTTCAAGAAAAG GAAACCAATGCCCAAGAGGACTGAAGAAGTGAAGGTTTGCTCTGGAACAGGACAAGATGGCTCTCTTGATGATGGCTATAGTTGGAGAAAATATGGCCAAAAGGATATCCTTGGTGCTAAGTACCCAAG AGGCTACTATCGATGCACACATAGAAACACACAAGGTTGCCTAGCCACAAAGCAAGTTCAAAAATCAGATGCAGACCCAACAATCTTTATGGTAACTTATACAGGACTACATACTTGTCACCTAGTCGCTCAGTTAAACGGAAAGCAGAATGTTTCTCTTAAACAAGAAGCAGGAACACCGAGACAGACACCAGAAAAATCGTTCAGTTTTGGGCTTAGAGTTAAAACTGAGAATTTGGACACTAGGGAGGAGGGAAAGAAGATATTTCCATCATTTTCCTTCCCTCCCACGCCAATAGAGTCTGAAAACAATGTGGTGGAAGACCATGTTTTCGCTGCAATTGCGAACGATTTCCTGGGTGGTAGCTACGCTCAAACATTCGGGTCTCCGGCAACATTCGAATCAGACTACTTTGCGGCAGTGTCACCATGCCACTTTGGACTAGTACGCAATGATGTGCAAACTTCAGATTCTGATCTCACTCATGAGATACTATCGGCCTCAACTTCTGTGGCCAACTCACCAATTGGGGATTTCGGTTTCTCACTAGAGGATTTGGATTTTTACCCATTTGAAAACAACCCAGAATCTACTTTTCCCTAG